One window from the genome of Salvia miltiorrhiza cultivar Shanhuang (shh) chromosome 7, IMPLAD_Smil_shh, whole genome shotgun sequence encodes:
- the LOC130991936 gene encoding heat shock factor-binding protein — MDGQDDAKQSTADMTAFVQNLLQQMQSRFQTMSESIISKIDEMGNRIDELEQSINDLRAEMGQEGTPSPSDPVKTGEEPKSGGDS; from the exons ATG GATGGTCAAGATGATGCTAAACAAAGCACCGCTGACATGACTGCGTTT GTGCAAAATCTTCTTCAGCAAATG CAATCAAGGTTTCAGACAATGTCAGAATCTATCATCTCTAAAA TTGATGAGATGGGTAACCGGATTGATGAGTTGGAGCAGAGCATCAACGATCTTAGAGCTGAGATGGGTCAAGAAGGCACTCCATCGCCTTCAGATCCAGTGAAGACTGGAGAAGAACCCAAGTCTGGTGGAGATAGTTAA
- the LOC130991939 gene encoding 40S ribosomal protein S21-2: MQNEEGQNMDLYIPRKCSATNRLITSKDHASVQLNIGHVDEKGVYTGQFSTFALCGFIRAQGDADSALDRLWQKKKVEARQQ; this comes from the exons ATGCAGAATGAAGAGGGGCAAAATATGGATCTTTACATCCCGCGGAAATG TTCTGCTACCAACCGTCTGATTACGTCCAAGGATCATGCTTCGGTGCAGCTTAACATCGGACATGTGGATGAGAAGGGCGTTTACACGGGCCAATTCTCTACGTTTGCCCTATGTGGTTTCATCCGTGCCCAG GGTGATGCTGACAGTGCTTTGGATCGCCTCTGGCAGAAGAAGAAAGTCGAGGCCCGACAACAGTAG
- the LOC130991836 gene encoding probable protein phosphatase 2C 40 — protein MMMHGETISNSEGEIKVSFGYHCNGENDSSWDRPNYIDIPSSGGLRRASSSFSCLSGAALSANATLANTNICNGLIASEILPTLDSPNSFRRIPSLTKMDLLSSSLQSSMSILSFSPSSPSETLDYDSFSLKSMSAPSRSESFLNAMELQIAGGAAGEDRVQAVCSEENGWLFCGIYDGFNGRDAADFLAGTLYETITAHLNLLDWDLDQDLSKGTDCLYTQNGDRLFKQSVLSSLQHALNQAESEFLHMVEQEMDDRPDLVSIGSCVLLALLHGKNLYLLNLGDSRAVLATYDKGNDTRGSEGLRAVQLTDSHTVDNEDERIRLLNEHPDDPSTLVAGKVKGKLKVTRAFGVGYLKKKDMNDALMGILRVRNLISPPYVSLEPSLIAHEVSDSDHFVVLGSDGLFDFFSNDEVVNLVHLYMLKNPSGDPAKFLVEQLAARAADSAGFSMEELMSIPAGRRRKYHDDVTVIVIVLGTNKRTSKASTLCL, from the exons ATGATGATGCATGGTGAAACCATAAGCAATTCTGAAGGAGAGATTAAAGTCAGTTTTGGCTATCATTGCAATGGTGAGAATGATAGTTCTTGGGATAGGCCTAATTATATTGATATCCCGTCTTCTGGTGGACTCCGGAGAGCCAGTAGTTCTTTCTCTTGCCTCTCCGGTGCTGCATTGAGTGCTAATGCTACATTAGCTAACACAAATATCTGCAACGGGCTGATTGCCTCCGAGATACTCCCGACTCTGGACTCTCCCAATTCATTCCGGAGGATACCATCTCTAACGAAGATGGACCTACTGTCGTCTTCTCTCCAGAGCAGCATGTCGATCTTGAGTTTTAGCCCATCCTCACCAAGTGAGACACTTGATTATGATTCCTTTTCACTCAAGTCCATGAGCGCTCCATCTAGAAGCGAAAGCTTTCTCAATGCTATGGAATTGCAAATAGCTGGAGGCGCAGCTGGCGAAGACAGAGTTCAAGCTGTTTGCTCCGAAGAGAATGGTTGGCTCTTTTGCGGTATCTACGACGGCTTTAATGGAAGGGACGCAGCTGATTTTCTGGCAGGGACGTTGTATGAGACAATCACTGCTCACCTTAACTTGCTAGACTGGGATCTGGATCAGGATTTGTCGAAGGGCACTGATTGTTTGTACACGCAAAATGGGGACAGATTGTTCAAGCAGAGCGTGCTTAGCAGCCTTCAACACGCCCTCAATCAAGCGGAAAGTGAGTTTCTGCACATGGTCGAACAGGAAATGGATGACCGTCCCGATTTAGTATCTATAGGATCTTGCGTGTTGCTCGCTCTACTCCACGGGAAAAACTTGTACTTGCTCAATCTTGGTGATAGTCGAGCAGTCTTGGCTACCTATGATAAAGGGAATGACACAAGGGGCAGTGAGGGGCTGCGAGCTGTCCAGCTCACCGATAGCCATACTGTCGACAACGAAGATGAAAGAATCCGACTTCTGAATGAACATCCCGACGACCCTTCTACACTTGTGGCTGGAAAAGTGAAAGGAAAGCTAAAGGTGACAAGGGCCTTTGGGGTTGGTTACTTGAAAAAG AAAGACATGAACGATGCTTTGATGGGTATTCTTAGAGTCCGTAATCTCATAAGTCCTCCTTATGTATCTCTCGAACCATCTCTTATCGCACACGAAGTATCGGACTCTGATCACTTCGTTGTGCTGGGGAGTGATGGCTTGTTTGACTTCTTCAGCAATGATGAAGTCGTGAATCTCGTGCATTTGTATATGCTAAAGAACCCCTCTGGTGATCCAGCAAAGTTCCTTGTCGAGCAGCTCGCTGCAAGAGCAGCAGATTCAGCAG GTTTTAGCATGGAGGAGCTGATGAGCATCCCTGCTGGCCGAAGGCGGAAATATCATGACGACGTCACAGTCATCGTCATCGTCTTGGGGACGAACAAACGCACCTCGAAGGCGTCAACGCTGTGTCTTTGA
- the LOC130991877 gene encoding heavy metal-associated isoprenylated plant protein 35-like has translation MASGQADQEPSQPPLQYQTWVLKVSIHCQGCKRKVKKVLQSIEGVYTINIESQQQKVTVTGNVDAQTLIKKLVKTGKHAELWPEKPAAGKEKKKEKGNEKDTEPKSGENSEEEEEEQTPDNGNVNGGNLHVKISSPRLAGGNGGATVKFMVEQPPGNSSAGEKPPPPENKGGGGKKKKKRGRKGNNSNNNNNISGGNNAGPSCNGAASGTGLEIPRVGFTQAVDQINLSPPTQSAYHYPHPVYAAPQQAYVVSYNAAYPTVAGAPGYYVPPSPYAYVYGQMEDYAAQSQPLDSFEMLSDENPNGCCIV, from the exons ATGGCGTCTGGGCAAGCAGATCAGGAACCCTCACAACCCCCTCTTCAATACCAG ACATGGGTTCTGAAAGTTTCCATCCACTGTCAAGGCTGCAAAAGGAAAGTCAAGAAAGTGCTTCAAAGCATCGAAG gtgtttatacaataaataTTGAATCCCAGCAGCAAAAAGTTACGGTGACCGGCAACGTCGACGCGCAGACCCTGATCAAGAAGCTGGTGAAAACCGGCAAGCATGCAGAGCTCTGGCCGGAGAAGCCCGCCGCCGGcaaggagaagaagaaagaaaaaggaaacgAGAAAGACACCGAGCCAAAGAGCGGCGAAAACAgcgaagaggaagaggaggagcAAACGCCGGATAACGGCAACGTTAACGGCGGTAATCTTCACGTCAAGATCAGCTCCCCGAGGCTCGCCGGCGGAAACGGCGGAGCTACGGTCAAGTTCATGGTCGAGCAGCCGCCGGGAAATTCCTCCGCCGGGGAGAAACCCCCGCCGCCGGAGAACAAAGGCGGCGGCggtaaaaagaagaaaaagcgAGGGCGAAAAGGGAATAAcagtaataataacaataacattagTGGTGGGAACAATGCGGGACCATCGTGTAATGGTGCGGCGTCGGGCACGGGATTGGAGATTCCGAGGGTGGGATTCACGCAGGCCGTTGATCAGATCAATCTCAGCCCTCCAACACAGAGTGCGTATCATTATCCGCACCCGGTTTATGCTGCGCCGCAGCAAGCGTACGTGGTGAGCTACAATGCGGCGTATCCCACCGTAGCGGGTGCGCCGGGGTACTACGTGCCTCCTTCCCCGTACGCCTACGTGTATGGGCAGATGGAGGATTACGCGGCGCAATCGCAGCCGTTGGATTCGTTCGAGATGTTGAGCGACGAGAACCCTAATGGATGTTGCATCGTGTGA
- the LOC130991920 gene encoding uncharacterized protein LOC130991920 isoform X2 — translation MEQPESVPPLAPLSEKKENVTPMNPKIAELAESRQELVSRIHNLKQDLQNWRMKLDTQVKVYRDELSELKKSLNTEVDQLRTEFQELRTTLQQQQEDVATSLKNLGDDVGEAKEVGGTSDVEISKIIDQGSPKDEGKATHDS, via the exons ATGGAACAGCCGGAATCCGTTCCTCCTCTAGCTCCTCTCTCCGAG AAAAAGGAGAATGTAACGCCGATGAATCCTAAGATTGCG GAACTGGCTGAATCGCGGCAGGAGCTTGTCAGCAGAATACATAATCTTAAACAG GACCTCCAAAACTGGAGAATGAAGCTGGACACTCAAGTTAAGGTTTACCGTGAT GAGCTCTCAGAGCTCAAGAAGTCGCTAAATACTGAAGTTGATCAGCTCCGAACA GAATTTCAAGAACTGAGGACTACTCTCCAACAGCAGCAGGAAGACGTCGCAACCAGCCTAAAAAATCTAGGG GACGATGTAGGAGAAGCAAAGGAGGTCGGAGGCACGAGTGACGTAGAAATCAGCAAGATTATAGATCAAGGTTCACCAAAAGATGAGGGTAAAGCAACTCATGATTCATGA
- the LOC130991920 gene encoding uncharacterized protein LOC130991920 isoform X1: protein MEQPESVPPLAPLSEKKENVTPMNPKIAELAESRQELVSRIHNLKQDLQNWRMKLDTQVKVYRDELSELKKSLNTEVDQLRTEFQELRTTLQQQQEDVATSLKNLGLQDDVGEAKEVGGTSDVEISKIIDQGSPKDEGKATHDS from the exons ATGGAACAGCCGGAATCCGTTCCTCCTCTAGCTCCTCTCTCCGAG AAAAAGGAGAATGTAACGCCGATGAATCCTAAGATTGCG GAACTGGCTGAATCGCGGCAGGAGCTTGTCAGCAGAATACATAATCTTAAACAG GACCTCCAAAACTGGAGAATGAAGCTGGACACTCAAGTTAAGGTTTACCGTGAT GAGCTCTCAGAGCTCAAGAAGTCGCTAAATACTGAAGTTGATCAGCTCCGAACA GAATTTCAAGAACTGAGGACTACTCTCCAACAGCAGCAGGAAGACGTCGCAACCAGCCTAAAAAATCTAGGG CTGCAGGACGATGTAGGAGAAGCAAAGGAGGTCGGAGGCACGAGTGACGTAGAAATCAGCAAGATTATAGATCAAGGTTCACCAAAAGATGAGGGTAAAGCAACTCATGATTCATGA
- the LOC130991894 gene encoding vesicle-associated membrane protein 724: MGQESFIYSFVARGTMVLAEYTEFTGNFPAIAAQCLQRLPSTNNKFTYNCDHHIFNFLVEDGYAYCVVAKESVGKQISIALLERIKADFRKRYGGGKADTAVAKSLNKEFGPLMKEHMQYIIDHADEIEKLLKVKAQVSEVKSIMLENIDKTIERGQNLTDLNDKAQDLRESAQVFKKQGTQIRRKMWYQNMKIKLVVLGILLLLILIIVLSICRGFNC, translated from the exons ATGGGCCAGGAATCGTTCATATACAGCTTCGTGGCGCGTGGCACGATGGTGCTGGCGGAGTACACCGAGTTCACCGGCAATTTTCCGGCGATCGCAGCTCAGTGCTTGCAGCGGCTGCCGTCGACCAACAACAAGTTCACATACAACTGTGATCACCACATTTTTAACTTTTTAGTTGAAGATGGATACG CTTACTGCGTCGTTGCCAAAGAATCCGTAGGGAAACAGATCTCAATCGCACTTTTGGAACGCATTAAAGCCGATTTCAGGAAAAGATATGGCGGTGGTAAGGCCGATACAGCAGTTGCAAAAAGTCTCAACAAAGAATTCGG GCCTCTGATGAAAGAACACATGCAATATATCATCGATCACGCTGATGAGATTGAGAAACTATTGAAAGTTAAAGCTCAAGTTTCCGAAGTCAAAAGTATTATGTTGGAGAATATAGACAAG ACAATAGAAAGAGGCCAAAACCTAACTGATCTCAACGACAAGGCTCAAGACCTGCGTGAATCG GCTCAAGTGTTCAAGAAGCAAGGGACGCAAATCCGACGAAAGATGTGGTACCAAAACATGAAAATAAAGTTGGTTGTGCTCGGAATCCTCCTCCTCCTAATCCTCATCATCGTCCTCTCTATTTGCCGGGGTTTTAACTGTTAG